Proteins found in one Pyrus communis chromosome 15, drPyrComm1.1, whole genome shotgun sequence genomic segment:
- the LOC137718260 gene encoding transcription factor bHLH93-like, with protein sequence MELNEHSFLQELFALRGDSSSSSTWETNIPTEMNDLLSSSGSWGNFDYFDQQNPSSSFFPNSSSTHEFSPPFEPNFNNFNATFNQEVYYPFGFGVTDEALLSAQQQVTDSSYSTLDTPPFPVQEDNPWSMLEEEELGLLGDEIHYLETQAEAAAACKVEPTQSPDQVPSFNVGICAERNTRATNKKLQGQPSKNLMAERRRRKRLNDRLSMLRSIVPKISKMDRTSILGDTIDYMKELLERINNLQQEIETDSDQLNVMSLFKDIKPNEMLVRNSPKFDVQRRNVDTKIDICCAGKPGLLLSTVSTLEALGLEIQQCVISCFNDFAVQASCSEDSDQRTLVTSEDIKQELFRNAGYGGRCL encoded by the exons ATGGAGTTGAATGAACATAGTTTCTTACAGGAGTTATTTGCTCTAAGAGGAGACAGTAGTAGTAGCAGTACATGGGAAACCAATATTCCAACAGAAATGAATGATTTGTTGTCTAGTAGTGGTAGCTGGGGAAATTTTGATTACTTTGATCAACAAAAcccttcatcttctttcttccCAAATTCTTCTTCCACCCATGAATTCTCACCTCCATTTGAACCCAACTTTAACAACTTCAACGCAACCTTTAATCAAGAAGTCTACTATCCCTTCGGCTTTGGCGTTACTGATGAAGCACTACTCTCAGCTCAGCAGCAAGTCACTGACTCATCCTACAGCACCCTTGATACGCCGCCGTTTCCGGTCCAGGAAGACAATCCATGGTCCatgcttgaagaagaagagttgGGTTTGCTTGGTGATGAAATACACTACTTGGAGACTCAAGCTGAAGCTGCAGCAGCCTGTAAAGTGGAGCCAACTCAGTCCCCTGACCAAGTCCCCTCTTTCAACGTGGGAATCTGTGCGGAGAGAAATACCAGAGCTACTAATAAGAAGTTGCAGGGGCAGCCATCAAAGAATCTAATGgctgagagaagaagaagaaagcgaTTGAACGACCGGCTTTCGATGCTAAGATCAATTGTGCCCAAGATAAGTAAG ATGGATAGAACATCTATACTTGGAGACACTATAGATTACATGAAGGAGCTCCTAGAGAGAATCAACAATTTGCAACAAGAAATTGAAACAGATTCAGATCAGTTAAATGTGATGAGCCTTTTCAAGGATATCAAACCAAATGAAATGCTAGTCAGGAACTCACCTAAG TTTGATGTGCAAAGGAGGAATGTGGACACCAAGATTGACATATGCTGTGCAGGAAAGCCAGGGCTGTTGTTATCAACAGTGTCTACCTTGGAAGCCTTAGGCCTTGAGATTCAGCAGTGTGTGATTAGCTGCTTCAATGACTTTGCAGTGCAAGCTTCTTGCTCAGAG GATTCTGATCAGAGAACACTGGTAACTTCTGAGGACATAAAGCAAGAACTATTTAGAAATGCAGGATATGGAGGAAGATGCTTGTAA